From Cryptosporangium phraense:
GGCGCCGCCCCGCGGCGCGGCGCCGCGCCCCAACGCATCCAGTCAGAGAGCGGTGAGTTCTCGCACCCTCGCGGCCACATCCCCAACCGCCACCGACTCGGTCTCCCCCGTCGCCCGGTGAGTCAGCTCCAGCGCCCCCGCCTGAACCCCCCGCGACCCGACCGTCACCCGATACGGGATCCCGATCAACTCGACGTCCTTGAACTTCACGCCCGGCCGCTCGGCCCGATCGTCGAGCAGCACGTCGACCCCCGCTGCCTGCAACTCCTCGTACAAACGCTCGGCCGCCGCCACCGTCGCCTCGTCCTTACCGACCACGACCACCGCCACCGAGAACGGCGCCACACTCACCGGCCAGACGATCCCCGACTCGTCGTGGTGCGACTCCACCACCGCCGCCAGCGCCCGCTCGACCCCGATCCCATACGACCCCATGATCGGCGTCACCCGTGTGCTGTCCGCCCCGAGCACGGTCAGATCCAGCGCCTCGCTGTACTTGTAACCGAGCTTGAAAATGTGCCCGACCTCGATCGTCCGCAGCACCTCCAGCGCGGTCCCGCACACCGAGCACGGCTCGCCGGCGACGACCTCGCGCAGGTCCACCCACTCCCCGACCGCGATGTCCCGAGCCACGTCCACCCCACGCAGGTGCACCTCGTCCACGTTCGCGCCGGTGAACATGTTGGTGCGGCCCTGCAGCGCCCGGTCGGCGAGGATCCGCGGCCCCGACACTCCGACCGCCCCGAGGCTCCCCGGCAGCGCCCCGAGCGCCTCGCGGATCTCGTCCGGATGCGCCGGCCGCGCTTCGCGCGCGCCCGTGGCGTCCAAGAGCTTCTGTTCGACCAGGCCGTGGTCGCCGCGCAGGAGCACGAGCGTCAGCTCGTCGTCGAGAACGTAGATCAAGGTCTTGATCTGACGGTCGGCCGGCGCGCCGAAGCCGTCGGCGAGGTCCGCGATCGTGCGGACGCCCGGCGTCGGGAACTGCTCCGGAGCGTCCGGACCTACCTCGTCCGACGCGTCCGCCAGACGCGAGGTGGCCTTCTCGACGTTCGCGGCGTAGCCGCAGGAGGGACAGCGGACGATCAGGTCCTCACCGGCCGAGGACGGACACATGAACTCGACGGACGCGCTTCCCCCCATACTTCCGGACGACGCCTGGACCGCGACCGCCGGAATCCCGAGGCGGGCGAAGATGCGCTCGTAGGCGGCCTGCTGGGCGTCGAACGCGGTGTCCAGTCCGGACGCGTCGAGGTCGAAGCTGTAGGCGTCCTTCATCGTGAACTCGCGGACCCTGATGAGCCCGCT
This genomic window contains:
- a CDS encoding proline--tRNA ligase → MRWSRLYVPTLREDPADADAVSHRLLLRAGYIRQLMAGHYTLLPLAVRVRTKIVDVIRDEMTRIGAQEFSLPAMHPAEIWQKTGRWDVMGDEMFRLRDRKGADIALGMTHEEIFTTLALELRSYRDLPQMWYQFQTKFRDEPRPKSGLIRVREFTMKDAYSFDLDASGLDTAFDAQQAAYERIFARLGIPAVAVQASSGSMGGSASVEFMCPSSAGEDLIVRCPSCGYAANVEKATSRLADASDEVGPDAPEQFPTPGVRTIADLADGFGAPADRQIKTLIYVLDDELTLVLLRGDHGLVEQKLLDATGAREARPAHPDEIREALGALPGSLGAVGVSGPRILADRALQGRTNMFTGANVDEVHLRGVDVARDIAVGEWVDLREVVAGEPCSVCGTALEVLRTIEVGHIFKLGYKYSEALDLTVLGADSTRVTPIMGSYGIGVERALAAVVESHHDESGIVWPVSVAPFSVAVVVVGKDEATVAAAERLYEELQAAGVDVLLDDRAERPGVKFKDVELIGIPYRVTVGSRGVQAGALELTHRATGETESVAVGDVAARVRELTAL